Within the Pangasianodon hypophthalmus isolate fPanHyp1 chromosome 19, fPanHyp1.pri, whole genome shotgun sequence genome, the region agtaaacaaatgaggactacaataataataataataataataataataataattattattattattattattattattattattattattattataaagaagGACAGATCAAACTcgtaagagaaaaagaaaaagtatacGAATCATTTAGCAGCCTGTTATACAGTAATATGTAAACGGTCATTTAAGTGGAAAAAAGACACATATTCCCACAATGCTTTGCTCTAACTTGTTTCCGTTTGTCCAATACTTTAAACATGTCCGAGTAGAAACATAACCCGTATTAAATACTGGCAGTATTTTAGTTTGCTTTTGTTTCAACATAATGATGgtatgttttaattatattatgcaCAACCAGTGTCTTTTAACTTTTATGTTGTATAATATAGGAATTTAAATcgcaaaatttatttataacgtCTATTAGCATTATTGTTTGCACACATGCTAGTTAGCAACGTAGCGGAGTAAACGCGAGTAGCTGGCATGCTGGCTAACTAGTTCAGTGTTTGtgtaataaactttttttttgtagtttcaCGGGTAAGCGAATGGGTTTTAAAGTGTAATGCAATTGACTAAAATGAGAAACACAACACTGTACTTTTAGAATAGGCTAATCTTGCTTGAAACTAGTACTCTTAGGGGGGTCATGTCAGATTAATCAGGTCATCCTTGAGCAGGATTAGGGATTTCACATTTCAGAAGACTAGGGGAAGAGGCTTTAAGTATTCTGAGTGTACATCATGCACAACCTTGCTGAGCTCTCTTTCATTACTGCCTTGAAGAAGTACACATTTTGATAGATCAGTCCCTTTCTTTCACCTTGACTAATTAAAATTCTCAAAATCTGTTCACTTGACAGACCTAACAAGCATGGAATTAGGAAAAGCTAAACTTCTGAGGACTGGACTCAATACTTTGCACCAAGCCATTCATCCTGTCCATGGGATAGCCTGGACAGATGGGAGACAGGTTTGCCTCACCTCATTCTACTATGTTGCCGGTGAGCCTAAATTTGGGGACACAAACGTAATTGGACAATTTGAACATGTGTTTGGACTTTTCTGGGGACCTCTGTGTTGCTCGGGGTCTCCTGCTCTGCTCGCGGTGCAGCACAAGAAGCATGTGACGGTGTGGCAGCTTCAGCTGAGTGCCCTCGAGCAGAACAAGCTGCTGTGCACCCAGACGTGTGAAATGAGTGAGCCTTTCCCACTGCTGTCTCAGGGCTGTGTGTGGCACCCCAGACAAGACACCCTGGCGGTTTTGACTAAGCAGGATGCCTCTGTGCTGTTCTCTGTGCGAGTGGATAATCGTCGAGTGAAGGCAGACATCCGTGGCAGTGGTCAAATCCATTGTGCATGCTGGACTAAAGACGGAACCAGACTGGTGGTTGCCATTGGTAGCGCTCTTCACTCCTATATATGGAACGACATCCAGAAAAGTCTGGTGGCGTGTTCATTTTGCCCTGTTTTTGATGTTGGGGGCCATATCTGTGCCATTGAGTCTACCGATGAGGCTCAGGTGGCTGTTACAACAGAACTGCCCCTAGATAAAATCTGTGGGCTTAATGCAGGTATTGCCTTTGATTTACCAAATGAATCAAAGCCATTGTCCTCACATCAGTGTCCTGCTGTAATTTCAGAAGATGATATTTGCTCAGAATCCAGGAGAATGTCCTTTGACTCTGAGCGTTCACTACCTTTAGGGTTCATTTCATCCTCTGGCTCCACTGACCTTACGCACATTCTGGCAAAACACCGAAAGTCAGACCCAAGCCCTTTGATTCACCTGAGGCGACGAGATCATTTGACAGGATCAGGTCAAGATTCGTCACATTTGATTTTGGTCAAGTACGAGAAAAAGGTCACGACCACCAGGAAAGTAAGCATCCCTGGTATTCTGGTCCCTGATATCATGGCCTTTGATCCGCAAGGAAACATAGTCGCGGTGGCATCCAATACCTGCAACGTGGTGTTGGTCTACTCCATCATGGCGTCCTCCATGCCCAACGTTCAACAGATCCACCTGCAGAAGAATGAAAGACCTAAAGGCTTATGCTTCCTTAGCAGCAAGCAGATCCTAGTCATGCTTGGCCGACAGAGGTCCAACGACCCAGCCTTCCTTCCGTCTTCCAACACGGACAAATACATCCTCAGGCTCGCAGCTCGGGAGCTGGTGTTTGACGAGGGCAGTTGTCCAACATCTCCAGTTGTCCAGAAGCCTGAGTCTCCGAGTGATCTCCATGAGTTTAGGCGTCATTCGGAGGCCTACGCTAAAGATTTTGCAGTGAAGGACCTTGTTCTTCCAGGGGGATCAGTAAACCTGTCATCAAATATCAGGAAGAAGCTAATTGAGGAAGTGTGTACCTCCGAGTCAAGCTCAGCCGACTTCTCAGACAGAGCCACTTCCAGCACCTCCTCCATCACTTTGGAAAACTACGATATGGATCATGTCAATCGCATGGCCACGCTAGCAATAGCCAGCCATGCCAACAATGAATCCACTCGACCATCTTCCCCTCGATACACAGCATCAGAAAAGTTGCTCACTGATTCTCCTCTGCTGAAGAACAGCTGTCTGGCAAAAGAGAATAACCTCGAACAACTCGCAAACAACATGGAGAAGATATTTGCCCGCTTTGCAGAGGTGCAGCAGTGCCTCTCAGAAATCAAAGACTTCACCCACAATGGGAAAAAGCTCATGAGCAGCTACCCATCTGCTTGTGAACCACAATATGTCCATGTTACGTGTCAGGTATGACAACAATGCAATTATGccattacgttttttttttgttttgttttatggttGAAATTACGGATGGATGATTTGAAGATATTATATGtctttttctgaaatattggTTTCATAACAGACAAACTACACTGTTATTTACTGTAACAAGTAGATGATTAAACATTCAGTGCTTGcttcatttttcatctttccTCATTATTGTTTTAACAttgaatgaaaaatataattgtagtttttttaatcatggtAAAGTTTGTTTATGTGATAATGTCTtcatatatcatgatatatctTTGCCATATTAGCCAAGCCTATCTGAAACGTACTAGAGAACAAATAACAAGTTACTGCAGAGCTCATTGAGCTTTTCAGTTTTCCAGGTTATTGAATTCAAAGCAATAAGtaaaacaacagttttataTTTAGTTCTTTTAGatgcagttcttttttttttgttgagacTTGTCAGATTGACTTGAATTTGCTGACCTTGGAAGGACTTTTAAGAACATGATCACTTTGCCTTAATCTGCACTAagctgccagtttattaggaacacccagATAGTATCTAATAAGGCAATTCAGTGAGAATAGATTGTTCTATTTCACATACCATCAGTTTAGTTGGCAGTTTAGTAGGTACTACATAGGTTGAGCTGACTAACTTTGCTTTACACTGTCTTGTGAATAGTACGAATGTAGGTAAAGGTAGCTCACAATACCTGGAGCACTTTGTATATTATACAGTTTAATAGGAAAAATATATGGCCTGTTTACTCTCAGACACTTCCTATGCCTTGTGCACGTGAGAATTTATGTAAGAAATCAACATTAAAgcaatttttttcctctgccCCTTAGACGCAGCTGTCAGAGAACGTGTACACGGATGAAAGGAGACCAGTGCTGTTGTGTGAAGGGAAACTCTGTCTCCGAGTCCTGCAGGAACTCTTCAACCTGACTGTTATGGAGATGATGCATGGTATGTTCTTGTAATATCATCTACCAAGTCTTTCTTCTGAAGCACAGAATAATTCACTATTGTAATGGGAAAATGAGAGATGCACTCTGGAAAATGAACCCAAGGAATATCCAAAAATTGtcaattatttacaaataagtaAATTTGTTTACTGGTTACAtgattttgaaaataataatgaatttagACTTCATTTTGAAATATAAGTATATACAAATAGTATACAGTTAGATATTATACTCTAGTATTTCTTATACAGTTTTCACAACTAGGACAACACAGTAGTGCAGCATATAGCATTGCCGTCTCACAGCTCACAGGGTCCTGGGCACAATCCTGAGCTGGGGTTGCTGTCAGTGTGGGGTTTTTGTGCATGTTGTCCCTGTGTGTGcataggtttcctctgggttttagggtttcttcccactgtccaaaaacatgcaggtaggtggattggctactctaaattggccctaggtgtaaatgagtatgtgaatggtgccctgagatggactggcatcccatcgtGCACCCAGTGTTACCGGAATAGGctctgagcaggataaagcagttactgagtGTGAGTGACCGAGTTTATTCAGGTAGTTAATTGGCTGTGACGAAAATAGGTAACAGGTTATGGGCATTGATCCGATTTAAGGTTTAAGTCAAATTATAGCCTCCCCTTTGAAGTGTACTACATTAGCCTTACATATGACCTGCACATTTGTGTACATCTAGTAGGCCATCCTGACCATCTGACCAATCTACTATTTGTGCTGTGACCTCAGGTTATAGTGCAGAATTTATACATCCTTAGGTTATAGTGCAGAATTAATATATCATTAGGTTATAGTGCAGAATTAATATATCATTAGGTTGTAGTGCAGAATTAATATATCATTAGGTTGTAGTGCAGAATTAATATATCATTAGGTTATAGTGCAGAATTAATATATCAGGTTATAGTGCAGAATTAATATATCATTAGGTTATAGtgcagaatatatatatattattaggtTATAGTGCAAAATTAATATATCATTAGGTTATGGTGCAGAATTTGTACATTATTTGGTTATGGtgcagaatttatatattattaggtTATAGTGCAGAATTTGTACATTATTAGGTTATAGtgcagaatttatatattattaggtTATAGTGCAGAATTTGTACATTATTAGGTTATAGtgcagaatttatatattattaggtTATAGTGCAGAATTTGTACATTATTAGATTATAGtgcagaatttatatattattaggtTATAGtgcagaatttatatattattaggtTATAGTGCAGAATTTGTACATTATTTGGTTATGGtgcagaatttatatattattaggtTATAGTGCAGAATTTGTACATTATTAGGTTATAGtgcagaatttatatattattaggtTATAGTGCAGAATTTGTACATTATTAGATTATAGtgcagaatttatatattattaggtTATAGTGCAGAATTTATACATTATTAGATTATAGTGCAGAATTTGTACATTATTAGATTATAGtgcagaatttatatattattaggtTATAGtgcagaatttatatattattaggtTATAGTGCAGAATTTATACATTATTAGGTTATAGTGCAGAATTTGTACATTATTAGATTATAGTGCAGAATTTGTACATTATTAGATTATAGtgcagaatttatatattattaggtCATGGTGCAGAATTTAATTTATCATTATATCAAAGacaaaatgtgttgaaattgccaaattgtgtgttttttaaaagatttatcTGTGTCTTCTTCTATACAAATGTTTGTCAGAGTGGTTAATATAGATTATTTTGGTGGCATTTATGACATGCTGTGGCTGTATCTATCCAGGGCCAATGTGGATTATCCTAGTGGCCGATGCAGACGGATTTGTACCGCTCACTTTCAAGCACCAGGAGGAGCTCACCATACGGAGTGCGAAGAGGAAGCTTCCCTTCAAGTCTGCCAACGGGAGCAATGACCTACCTCTTGAAAATCAACAAATATAGAACAgtgattttgtgcattgtaGCCTTTCCAGTCCAAACACTCCCCACTCCACTACTGAACATCATGTTGAGAAGACAATGCCTCATAATGAATGTTTACAGGGCAATAGTGGCTTTGTTGTATATAAATGAAGACCAGTTCTATTTTTATACATCATAAAGAAAATACTCGAGTGCCTGCTTTTATggtttaatatttattgttgGTGTAAACACCTGTCATGCATCTCAGGAGAAAATAGATtgttaacaaataaaattgtaatgatttattttcattctaattctaattctaattcaaTTCTAATAAGTGAGAATTAAGTAGTAAGAACTGCTAATTTGCCCCTCACCCTAAACATATCTTTTCAAATGGGATTATTTTTGCAAGTGAGACTGTGTTGTGAAGACAGATGTTAGTGGCCAGAGGATCTGAAACTTTTGAAGTATCTGATAGTTTTGGCTCGGGTTACAGTTACAGTTCTATATACTGaaattgtttacttttattattacagaCTCCAAATATGTCCTGTGAACTATGACCTCCTTCTAACAAAAGAACTGTGAATTAAATATAAGGTCATTTAAATcagattatttattactttattatctGAACATGAGGTATATTGTACTAATAAATTGTACTATAGTGTTTTATAATATAGTGTTTCAGAGTGACAAATCCATGTTAACAGCACCATTATATTGCTTTCAATTAAATTGaactcaaataaataatatccaTTTGTAATACTTAACACAGGCCATTTTAGCttacttccaaaaaaaaaaaaaaaaagagagaaagaaacatactgtacattcattcatataaattaggtacatactgtttatatacAATGCAGattattatatcatttaaaaatacagaaacaaaatgttaactctaatatatttaacacagtGTAATGTACACTAACACATCTCATCCCAGGGCCAAGCTGGAATCTGAATCTGTGATGTGTAAAGGGCCTATACACTGTTCAAGTCTTCTCTGAGGCAGCTGCAATTTATAGTCTGGTTTCTAAAGAAGACAAAAGTGAAGTTAGTTGTAAAAGGATATTTGATAGAGAGATATTTGACGAAGTCAAAGATAAAGGTCAACATATTTGCTATATAAAAGGCATATATGAGGATACAATACAAATAAgcacaaatctaaaaaaaaatgtgagcgTGTGTATGAGATGTGTACATTACCTGAGATCCTCTAGGGCCagtttgtttctctgtctcacatCTTCACTGATGGGGTACAGCAGGAGGATCACAAGGCCTGTGATGATAAACGCCACGGGGGCCATGCCAATCAGGAGTTTCAGAGTGTACACTACTGCATTGGGCTGCCTACATGCTCCTGTGTCATAGCCTGCAAATCTACAGCATGGACAAGACAATAATTACTAATGGAACAAATAAGGGAAAGACATTAGGACTAAAATCCTACTCTAATGGTTACAGCCCCTTATAATAAACCTATTGCTTAATTACAGAGGATAAAAGGTAAATTATATATGTGCCTTGACGAGACTCACTCTAAACAGAGAGTGGACACTCCCAGAGAGATCCCTGCCGCGAACTTGGTGAAGAAAACATAGAAGGAGTAGAAAATCGCCTCGTGGCCCTTCGAGTTGCGGTTTGCCAGTCTGAAGTCATCCACGACGTCTGGCAACATTGACCTGGACACAAATCCTGGTCCATCATTTCACATGTAAGACATGCAAATCATCAGTAAAGCTCATTTCTTATTATAAGGGAtcttttaaaacattaacatacaTTGCTTGATGGTTGTTTAAGAGATTAATCATCATCCAAAAGGGAAACGTTTAAACCCAAAATAAATATGTTCCAAGCATAAGACCAGTGATTAAGGTGAATGTAAAGTAATGAGATATAGATGATGGAGGAGCGGTAGCAGCGAAGGATTAGATCAATGAGAAACAGGAGCGCTTTCTCTTTGCTGCTTCTCATTTTACAGCTGTAAGTATTTCCCATCCATCCACATGACATCATACGGCTATGGAAGGTCATTTGAACAAACTATGAGCAAACCTTACTGCAATCTGATTTGACATATTTCACATACTTCTAACTCTCACTATAATATGAAGGTCTAACACTGAATATCAGTTCGACTATATCATTACGTATTCAGCTCAGTTCCTCCTGGCAGTCAGAACAGAACAACTCACTTGGATTCACAAAGGTGTGATTTACTACAGCCAAATGATTCAAATTGTCCCTCATgaacaaaaactgaaaatatctatctatctatctatctatctatctagtcaCTATCTCAACAGTCTGACTCTGTAAACAATGTCAGTTTTGTCCCACTAACCAGACAtcaggtttgatagggttaaaaaaaactcaccagGGTAAGAGTAGTGACGCAGCTACACTCAGTCCAGACGACACAGCCACCACATAAGCCACCAACAAGTTTGGAACGAATGCCAGCATCACAGTGAAGGGCATGATCCACTGCACACAGACACCATAAAACTGCATCACACTATCTACATTATACACAGGGGCGGAATATACTTGAATAATTGTACTTTGTAACTGTACTTAGGTACTACTGTGGACTGAAGTTACCGATTCATACAGGATAACTCATTTGcctcccttaaaaaaaaaaaaatcagccatcAAAGCTAAAGCAGTATGTTGAGTTAAATTTAAGTCgctagttaaattagctagctagttaggttTTGtgtattagcttgttaaattagctagttatttaagttttgttttcattgctagTGTGCCTTAGCATTAATTCCATAAGGGCCgttaaacattagctaaccagTGAGACAAATTCTAGGTTTGCCTGCGTTAGTTTTCCTTATGATTGACTGCTTAGCAGACTAGCTGGTCATGCAGTTAAACatacatatgtttttttctctcttgagaACTTGAGTATGTTTAAATGGAGatatttttcaattttcacACAAGTACACTTTTGGCTCCCTTACATC harbors:
- the wdcp gene encoding WD repeat and coiled-coil-containing protein — encoded protein: MELGKAKLLRTGLNTLHQAIHPVHGIAWTDGRQVCLTSFYYVAGEPKFGDTNVIGQFEHVFGLFWGPLCCSGSPALLAVQHKKHVTVWQLQLSALEQNKLLCTQTCEMSEPFPLLSQGCVWHPRQDTLAVLTKQDASVLFSVRVDNRRVKADIRGSGQIHCACWTKDGTRLVVAIGSALHSYIWNDIQKSLVACSFCPVFDVGGHICAIESTDEAQVAVTTELPLDKICGLNAGIAFDLPNESKPLSSHQCPAVISEDDICSESRRMSFDSERSLPLGFISSSGSTDLTHILAKHRKSDPSPLIHLRRRDHLTGSGQDSSHLILVKYEKKVTTTRKVSIPGILVPDIMAFDPQGNIVAVASNTCNVVLVYSIMASSMPNVQQIHLQKNERPKGLCFLSSKQILVMLGRQRSNDPAFLPSSNTDKYILRLAARELVFDEGSCPTSPVVQKPESPSDLHEFRRHSEAYAKDFAVKDLVLPGGSVNLSSNIRKKLIEEVCTSESSSADFSDRATSSTSSITLENYDMDHVNRMATLAIASHANNESTRPSSPRYTASEKLLTDSPLLKNSCLAKENNLEQLANNMEKIFARFAEVQQCLSEIKDFTHNGKKLMSSYPSACEPQYVHVTCQTQLSENVYTDERRPVLLCEGKLCLRVLQELFNLTVMEMMHGPMWIILVADADGFVPLTFKHQEELTIRSAKRKLPFKSANGSNDLPLENQQI